The Fusobacterium periodonticum 1_1_41FAA nucleotide sequence CAAATAACAATATTAAATTGTACTTTTGGTTGTGTAAGATATGTCTATAATCATTTTTTAGGTTTAAAACAAGACTATATAACAAAGAGAAAAAATCTATGTCATATAATCAATGTAGCAAAGCACTGACAGTTTTAAAAC carries:
- a CDS encoding helix-turn-helix domain-containing protein, coding for MEKAYKFRFYPTKTQITILNCTFGCVRYVYNHFLGLKQDYITKRKNLCHIINVAKH